A window of Hevea brasiliensis isolate MT/VB/25A 57/8 chromosome 14, ASM3005281v1, whole genome shotgun sequence contains these coding sequences:
- the LOC131172892 gene encoding receptor-like protein EIX2, which produces METFPFLWIICLLSGELIWGGFAQLVHCNAAEREALLDFKMGLNDSWNRLSSWHGTNCCQWSGIACDNTTGAVLAVDLPNSSGRQPLGGEIRPSLAKLKSLKYLDLSGNKFSGKIPHFFSSLENLQYLNLSFAGFSGAIPPNLGNLSSLQFLDVSSFSSNVDNLEWVSGLVSLKYLNMYSVDLSKVGGEWIEPLNKLPLLSELYLEFCVLSGFIYSISSVNFTSLKVLKLRDNSFKANLPYWFVNISSLVSVDIRNGMLTGRIPLGFGELPNLQSLKLNYNFELPASCFQLFSRSWKKIQVLDLSITELHGRLPALLGNMTSLIQFDLHFNYIEGGIPSSIGKLSNLQYIDLSLNNLTGSLPDSIGQLKNLVKLRLNNNLLQGSIPSSIGNLQHLTTLTLASNKLNGTLPDSIGLLSELSSLDVSLNKLTGVISEAHFHSLGKLENIILSENSFILNVSSNWVPPFQVIALKMGSCHLGMSFPSWLKSQKQVHVLDFSGAGISGSIPNWFWDMTSSLAILNVSFNSLEGHIPNPFNIISYASVDLSSNQFKGPIPLPNVISLDLSNNQFSGSIPENIGQVMSVLTFLSLSGNKLTGAIPASIGEISLDVLDLSKNNLAGSIPSSMGNCSSLSVLDLQKNKLSGEIPNSIGQITGLQTLHLSNNQLSGKIPSSLQNLSKLETLDFGNNMLTGNLPRWIGEAFPRLRILSLRSNKFSGELPLALSNSSSLQILDLAENQLNGSIPANLSNLKAMTQQQNVNHYLLNGTLSDHHNYQENIYVTINGLGLTYTRTLSLLTCIDMSGNNLSGELPEAITKLVGLEVLNLSRNHISGQIPESISELRQLLSLDLSGNRLSGPIPQSISSLTFLGSLNVSNNNLSGIIPSTNQMSTFNASSFAGNPGLCGDPLTVKCSNDSNNGGDNYPDGGGKADQTDIGNGFIDKWFYMSIGVGFAAGLLLPYLVFAMKRSWGGTAYRLSSEKMKAAARRRNRGAR; this is translated from the coding sequence ATGGAGACCTTTCCATTTCTTTGGATTATCTGTCTGTTATCCGGAGAattaatttggggtgggtttgcTCAATTGGTGCACTGCAATGCAGCTGAGAGAGAGGCTCTTCTTGACTTCAAAATGGGTCTTAATGATTCCTGGAATCGGCTCTCCTCATGGCATGGAACCAATTGCTGTCAATGGTCAGGAATAGCTTGTGACAATACAACTGGTGCTGTTCTCGCAGTTGATCTCCCAAATTCATCAGGTCGTCAGCCATTAGGTGGGGAGATTAGACCTTCACTCGCAAAACTTAAGTCCTTGAAATACCTGGATTTAAGTGGGAACAAATTCAGTGGTAAAATTCCTCATTTCTTTTCCTCTTTAGAGAACTTGCAATATTTGAACTTGTCATTTGCTGGGTTTAGTGGCGCAATTCCTCCAAATCTTGGAAACCTGTCTAGCTTGCAGTTTCTTGATGTCTCTTCATTTAGTTCAAATGTTGATAATCTTGAATGGGTGAGTGGTCTTGTCTCACTAAAGTATTTGAATATGTATTCTGTAGACCTTTCAAAGGTAGGAGGAGAATGGATTGAGCCATTGAACAAGCTTCCACTTTTATCTGAGTTGTACTTAGAATTCTGTGTTTTATCTGGTTTCATATATTCTATTTCTTCTGTTAATTTTACTTCCCTTAAAGTCCTAAAACTTCGAGACAACTCCTTCAAGGCCAACTTACCATATTGGTTTGTGAACATTAGCAGCCTTGTATCTGTTGACATCAGAAATGGCATGTTGACTGGAAGGATTCCACTGGGTTTTGGTGAATTACCAAATTTGCAGTCATTGAagcttaattataatttcgaactCCCAGCAAGCTGCTTCCAACTATTTTCAAGAAGCTGGAAAAAGATACAAGTTCTTGATTTATCTATCACTGAGCTACATGGTAGACTTCCTGCTCTTCTTGGAAATATGACATCTCTCATTCAATTTGATTTACACTTCAATTATATTGAGGGTGGCATTCCAAGCTCCATTGGTAAGCTTTCTAATTTGCAGTACATTGACTTGTCGTTAAACAACTTGACCGGAAGTTTACCAGATTCAATTGGCCAGCTCAAGAATCTTGTCAAGCTTCGGTTGAACAATAActtgcttcaaggttccattcctTCTTCTATTGGAAACTTACAGCATTTGACTACCCTCACGCTTGCGTCAAATAAGCTAAATGGTACTCTGCCTGATAGCATTGGACTGCTCTCTGAGTTGTCTTCCCTTGATGTTTCTCTCAATAAATTGACAGGTGTTATTTCAGAAGCACATTTTCATAGTCTGGGGAAACTGGAGAACATTATTTTATCAGAaaattctttcattttgaatgtaaGCTCCAATTGGGTCCCTCCTTTCCAAGTCATTGCCTTGAAGATGGGTTCATGCCATCTAGGTATGTCCTTCCCTTCTTGGCTTAAATCTCAAAAACAGGTCCACGTTTTAGATTTCTCAGGGGCTGGTATTTCCGGTTCTATCCCAAATTGGTTCTGGGACATGACTAGCAGTCTAGCCATTTTGAATGTTTCTTTCAATAGTTTAGAGGGTCATATACCAAATCCATTCAATATAATTTCCTATGCAAGTGTTGATTTGAGCTCCAACCAATTCAAAGGACCCATTCCTCTTCCAAATGTCATCTCACTAGATCTTTCTAATAACCAGTTTTCCGGTAGTATACCAGAAAATATTGGTCAAGTCATGTCAGTGTTGACATTTCTTTCACTTTCTGGTAACAAGTTGACCGGTGCAATCCCAGCCTCAATTGGAGAGATATCGCTCGATGTCCTTGATCTTTCAAAAAATAACTTGGCAGGAAGCATTCCTTCAAGCATGGGAAATTGTTCTTCTCTTTCTGTTCTAGACCTTCAAAAAAACAAATTGTCCGGTGAGATTCCAAACTCTATAGGTCAGATAACTGGGCTTCAAACACTTCACTTGAGCAACAACCAACTCTCAGGAAAAATTCCATCATCTCTTCAGAATTTGTCAAAGTTGGAAACCTTAGACTTCGGAAACAACATGTTGACAGGAAACTTACCACGATGGATTGGAGAAGCTTTTCCGCGTCTCAGGATACTTAGTCTCaggtcaaataaattttctggagaACTTCCCTTGGCACTTTCAAATTCGAGTTCCCTGCAAATTTTGGATCTGGCAGAAAACCAATTAAATGGTTCCATTCCTGCTAACTTGAGCAATCTCAAAGCCATGACTCAACAGCAGAACGTTAACCATTATTTGCTTAATGGAACTCTTTCTGACCATCACAATTACCAAGAGAACATATATGTGACCATAAATGGCCTTGGATTAACGTACACTAGGACACTTTCCCTGCTAACCTGTATAGATATGTCTGGAAACAATTTAAGTGGAGAACTTCCTGAAGCAATAACAAAATTAGTTGGTTTGGAAGTTTTAAATCTATCAAGAAACCACATCAGTGGCCAGATTCCTGAGAGCATTTCAGAATTGCGTCAGTTGTTATCTCTTGATCTCTCAGGCAATAGGCTTTCAGGTCCTATTCCCCAAAGCATATCTTCATTGACATTTCTGGGGAGTTTGAATGTGTCAAACAATAACTTGTCAGGCATAATACCTTCTACAAATCAGATGTCAACTTTTAATGCATCCTCTTTCGCTGGGAACCCTGGTCTATGTGGAGATCCTCTTACGGTGAAGTGTTCTAATGATTCAAACAATGGAGGAGACAATTATCCAGATGGTGGAGGGAAAGCAGATCAGACTGACATTGGCAATGGCTTCATTGATAAGTGGTTTTACATGAGCATTGGGGTGGGATTCGCAGCAGGTTTATTGCTTCCTTATTTAGTTTTTGCAATGAAAAGGTCTTGGGGTGGAACTGCTTATAGATTGTCAAGTGAGAAAATGAAAGCAGCTGCAAGAAGAAGAAATCGGGGCGCTCGTTGa